Proteins encoded in a region of the Gammaproteobacteria bacterium genome:
- a CDS encoding AAA family ATPase, protein MYEDNPAYPKLTGRVEYESHMGTLVTDFTHIKPGALHTANGGYLLLDGLELLQQPFAWDALKRILNANRISIQSIGTLYGMMDTAGLEPQPIPLDIKIVLLGERFLYYALLQYDPGFKELFKVAADFEEEMDRTPENVAQFSRLLAHLIKKEDLPPFDAQAVARVTEFSARLASDAEKLSTHLHSIVDLLEESSHWARKNGDQRVGSHNVQKAIDEQIYRVSRVKEKLGSEIQRETLLIDTDGEQIGSINGLVVIDLSNFRFGYPARITATTRLGSGKVIDIEREVKLGGAIHSKGVLILSAFLASRYCKDIPLSLSASLTFEQSYGKVDGDSASMAELCALLSSLADTPIRQSLAITGSVSQLGYAQPIGGVNEKIEGFYDICLARGLNGEQGVIIPAANVKHLMLRHDVVKSASEGRFHVYAVDNVDQAVEILTGLPAGARDSQGRFPEGSINKRVEEKLASLSESLRKFSRKSVEDAES, encoded by the coding sequence GTGTATGAGGACAACCCTGCCTATCCGAAACTGACCGGGCGGGTGGAGTACGAATCCCACATGGGCACCCTGGTCACAGACTTCACCCACATCAAACCCGGCGCCCTGCACACCGCTAATGGTGGTTATCTGTTGCTGGACGGTCTGGAACTTCTGCAGCAACCGTTCGCCTGGGATGCCCTGAAGCGGATCCTGAACGCTAACAGGATTTCCATTCAGTCTATCGGCACCTTATACGGCATGATGGACACCGCCGGCCTGGAGCCGCAACCCATTCCTTTGGACATCAAAATTGTCCTGCTGGGCGAACGCTTTCTCTACTATGCCCTGCTGCAATACGATCCGGGCTTCAAGGAACTGTTCAAGGTAGCCGCCGATTTCGAAGAGGAAATGGACCGGACACCGGAAAACGTCGCCCAGTTCTCCCGGCTGCTGGCCCACCTGATTAAAAAAGAAGACCTGCCGCCTTTTGATGCGCAGGCCGTGGCCAGGGTGACCGAATTCAGCGCACGCTTGGCCAGCGATGCGGAAAAACTATCCACTCACCTGCACAGCATTGTGGATCTTCTGGAAGAGTCCTCCCATTGGGCCAGAAAGAATGGCGATCAGCGGGTGGGAAGCCACAATGTGCAAAAAGCCATCGACGAGCAGATTTATCGGGTCAGCCGGGTCAAGGAAAAACTGGGCAGCGAAATACAGCGTGAAACCCTGCTGATCGACACCGATGGAGAACAGATCGGTTCTATCAATGGCCTGGTGGTCATCGACCTGAGCAACTTCCGGTTTGGCTACCCGGCCCGCATAACGGCAACAACCCGCCTGGGCAGTGGCAAGGTAATAGATATCGAGCGGGAAGTTAAACTGGGTGGCGCGATTCATTCCAAAGGCGTATTGATCCTGTCTGCCTTTCTGGCCTCCCGTTACTGCAAAGACATCCCCCTGTCCCTGTCGGCCAGCCTGACCTTTGAGCAGTCTTACGGAAAAGTGGACGGCGACAGTGCATCCATGGCAGAGCTCTGCGCCTTGCTGTCCTCCCTGGCGGACACCCCCATTCGTCAGTCACTGGCTATAACCGGCTCAGTCAGCCAGCTCGGTTACGCACAACCCATCGGGGGCGTTAATGAGAAAATTGAAGGCTTCTATGATATCTGCCTGGCGCGCGGGCTGAATGGGGAGCAGGGTGTCATCATTCCCGCAGCCAACGTCAAACACCTGATGCTGCGCCACGATGTGGTGAAATCCGCGAGCGAGGGTCGCTTCCATGTTTATGCTGTGGACAACGTCGATCAGGCGGTTGAGATACTGACAGGTTTACCGGCCGGCGCCCGGGACAGCCAGGGGCGATTCCCGGAAGGCTCGATCAATAAACGTGTTGAGGAGAAACTGGCGAGCCTGTCGGAGAGTCTGCGTAAATTCAGCAGAAAATCAGTCGAGGATGCGGAAAGTTGA